The following proteins are co-located in the Diaphorobacter sp. HDW4B genome:
- a CDS encoding aldo/keto reductase, whose product MSFPTRALGRSSLQVSPLCFGGNVFGWTVDEATSFSLLDAWLDSGMNFVDTADVYSRWVPGHAGGESEVIIGQWLKKSPAKRKQLVLATKVGKDMGDGKVGLHPKYIKQAVDASLKRLNTDYIDLYQSHDDDPNIPFEDVLGTFGDLIAAGKVRAIGASNYTAERLAAALDVSEKHRLARYESLQPLYNLYDRAVFEKELQTLCAERGVGVINFYALAAGFLTGKYRTAADVNKSARGPKTVGLYLNDRGLRIVNALDAVATRLNAKPSEVAIAWLLTRSAIAAPIASASNPEQLQSLIRAASLTLDDEALKVLEVASAE is encoded by the coding sequence ATGTCATTTCCTACGCGTGCGCTTGGTCGGTCTTCGCTGCAGGTTTCTCCGCTGTGTTTTGGCGGCAATGTGTTCGGATGGACGGTCGATGAGGCCACCAGTTTTTCGTTGCTCGATGCGTGGCTGGATTCGGGCATGAACTTTGTCGATACGGCGGACGTGTATTCGCGCTGGGTGCCGGGGCATGCGGGTGGCGAATCGGAAGTCATCATCGGCCAATGGCTCAAGAAGTCGCCCGCCAAGCGCAAGCAACTGGTGCTGGCGACCAAGGTGGGCAAGGACATGGGCGATGGCAAGGTGGGTCTGCATCCCAAGTACATCAAGCAGGCGGTCGATGCGTCGCTCAAGCGTTTGAACACCGACTACATCGATCTGTACCAGTCGCATGACGACGACCCGAACATTCCCTTCGAGGACGTGCTGGGCACTTTTGGCGATTTGATCGCCGCAGGCAAGGTGCGCGCGATCGGTGCGTCGAACTACACGGCCGAGCGGTTGGCCGCTGCGCTGGATGTGAGCGAGAAGCATCGCCTTGCGCGTTATGAAAGCCTGCAGCCGCTCTACAACCTGTACGACCGTGCGGTGTTTGAAAAAGAACTGCAGACGCTGTGCGCGGAACGCGGCGTGGGCGTGATCAATTTCTATGCGCTGGCCGCTGGTTTCCTCACCGGCAAGTACCGCACGGCTGCTGATGTGAACAAGAGTGCGCGTGGCCCCAAGACGGTCGGGCTGTATCTGAATGACCGTGGTTTGCGCATCGTGAATGCACTCGATGCTGTCGCCACGCGCCTGAACGCCAAACCCAGCGAAGTCGCGATTGCGTGGCTGCTCACGCGCTCTGCGATTGCCGCGCCGATTGCGAGTGCGAGCAATCCGGAGCAATTGCAGTCGCTGATCCGTGCGGCGAGTCTGACCTTGGATGACGAGGCGTTGAAAGTGTTGGAAGTCGCCAGCGCGGAGTGA
- a CDS encoding LysR family transcriptional regulator — protein sequence MLTRLTFRQLEYCVAAGEFGSIAEAANRIHVSPSSISSAITQVEAELKIPLFVRHHAQGLSVTPAGAEVLKEIRNLLDQAMALYDVAGNVQSEVRGPVRVGCFTTLAAMVAPELCQGFARAHPQAKVTQIEDHQEGLIDKLRTAQIDVAITYDLLVAESDIAFEPLASLPPHVIVSELNPLANHRSTTLEELAQRPMVLLDLPLSRDYFLSLFREAGLSPLISARTGSPDVVRSLVANDVGYSLVNVRPRNHHSLDGKKLVNLHLSGNHRPMKLGLAWASEQKPRHVVEAFMHRCRSFISNEYIPGMAAPGRAARSVKSTVAAETTAAGKQPS from the coding sequence GTGTTGACCCGTCTGACCTTCAGGCAACTCGAATACTGCGTGGCTGCAGGCGAGTTCGGCAGCATTGCCGAGGCTGCCAATCGCATTCATGTCTCGCCCTCGTCCATCTCGTCGGCGATCACGCAGGTGGAAGCGGAACTGAAGATTCCGCTGTTCGTGCGTCACCATGCACAAGGTCTGTCCGTCACTCCGGCGGGAGCCGAGGTGCTCAAGGAAATTCGCAACCTGCTCGATCAGGCGATGGCCTTGTATGACGTGGCGGGCAATGTGCAAAGCGAAGTGCGCGGCCCCGTGCGGGTCGGTTGCTTCACCACGCTGGCAGCCATGGTGGCACCCGAGCTGTGCCAGGGATTTGCACGCGCCCATCCGCAGGCCAAGGTCACGCAGATCGAAGACCATCAGGAAGGTTTGATCGACAAGTTGCGCACCGCGCAGATCGACGTGGCCATCACCTACGACCTGCTGGTGGCGGAATCGGACATCGCGTTCGAGCCGCTCGCCTCATTGCCACCCCATGTCATCGTCAGCGAACTCAATCCGCTTGCCAATCACCGCTCGACAACTTTGGAAGAGCTTGCACAGCGTCCCATGGTGCTGCTCGATCTGCCCCTGAGCCGCGACTACTTTCTGTCCCTCTTTCGCGAAGCAGGACTCTCGCCGCTGATCTCCGCGCGCACCGGCAGCCCCGACGTCGTGCGCTCGTTGGTAGCCAACGATGTGGGCTATTCCCTCGTCAACGTGCGCCCGCGCAACCACCATTCGCTCGATGGGAAAAAGCTGGTCAATCTGCATTTGAGCGGCAACCACCGCCCCATGAAACTGGGCCTCGCGTGGGCCAGCGAACAAAAGCCCCGCCATGTCGTCGAGGCCTTCATGCATCGCTGCCGCAGTTTCATCTCCAACGAATACATCCCGGGCATGGCAGCTCCGGGACGTGCAGCGCGATCAGTCAAAAGCACCGTGGCGGCTGAAACAACGGCTGCAGGCAAACAGCCGTCCTGA
- a CDS encoding 4-hydroxyphenylacetate 3-hydroxylase family protein, translating to MIRTGTQYRDSIRDGRQVWVNGERVKDVSTHPMFKPLVDIRARMYDMQHESALRDTLTYDEGDGERHAIAYKLPLTRQDWWDKRRATDLVLEDMGGVVTRVGDETVGEMWSLFDGQDVLAELDPRFSANIRTHIHRVVHGDVFHVSANTDPKGDRSKLPQQQDPDVLLHVVKETDAGVIVRGAKYETAAAYANQAFTKPALASWGNDEQSEYAIGFICDLSAPNLRFICRTGFAGRASKEDYPLSNRFDEIDTIVVFDDVLIPWENVLFYRHTKAAQFLQNTLHRYSAFAFVQRGLKFADMLIGTALFNTRQTGVEKIQAVQDKLAKLACYREGINAHLTASIALAERSPAGLMMPNQSLLYTGRVLATSQLHEMMNTVRDLCGGQICLTPDHADFQNEETRPWLEKFYTLGEHWQADDRRKLLAYARDLLNSDYASHRLTFQMFAQSPPYAQMAAVYQHFDWDAPLEFVGRSAGLSDRVKGIEDPPTEGDSAVSQWFRANAAQD from the coding sequence GTGATCAGAACAGGAACGCAGTACCGCGACTCGATCCGCGATGGCCGTCAGGTGTGGGTCAACGGCGAGCGCGTGAAGGATGTGAGCACGCATCCGATGTTCAAGCCGCTGGTGGACATTCGCGCGCGCATGTACGACATGCAGCACGAGTCCGCGCTGCGAGACACGCTCACCTACGACGAGGGCGACGGCGAGCGCCATGCCATCGCCTACAAGCTGCCGCTGACCCGCCAGGACTGGTGGGACAAGCGACGCGCCACCGATCTGGTGCTCGAAGACATGGGCGGTGTGGTCACGCGAGTGGGCGACGAGACCGTCGGCGAGATGTGGTCGCTGTTCGACGGACAGGACGTGCTGGCCGAACTCGACCCGCGCTTTTCCGCCAACATACGCACGCACATCCACCGGGTGGTGCATGGCGATGTCTTCCACGTCTCGGCCAACACCGACCCCAAGGGAGACCGCTCCAAACTGCCGCAGCAGCAGGACCCTGACGTGTTGCTGCACGTGGTGAAGGAAACCGACGCGGGCGTGATCGTTCGCGGAGCCAAATACGAAACTGCAGCGGCCTATGCCAACCAGGCCTTCACCAAGCCGGCGCTTGCCAGTTGGGGCAACGACGAGCAATCCGAATACGCGATCGGATTCATCTGTGATCTGAGCGCACCGAACCTGCGCTTCATCTGCCGCACCGGCTTTGCGGGACGCGCGTCGAAAGAAGACTATCCGCTGTCCAACCGATTCGACGAGATCGACACCATCGTCGTGTTTGACGACGTGCTGATTCCTTGGGAAAACGTGCTCTTCTACCGCCACACCAAGGCGGCGCAATTCCTCCAGAACACGCTGCACCGCTACTCCGCCTTTGCATTCGTGCAGCGCGGTCTGAAGTTTGCCGACATGCTGATCGGCACGGCGCTGTTCAACACGCGCCAGACTGGCGTGGAAAAAATCCAGGCCGTGCAGGACAAGCTGGCCAAGCTCGCCTGCTACCGCGAGGGCATCAACGCGCATCTCACCGCGTCCATTGCACTGGCCGAGCGCAGCCCCGCCGGGCTGATGATGCCCAACCAGTCGCTTCTCTACACCGGCCGCGTGCTCGCCACCAGCCAGTTGCACGAAATGATGAACACCGTGCGCGACCTCTGCGGTGGACAGATCTGCCTGACGCCCGATCACGCCGATTTCCAGAACGAAGAAACGCGCCCCTGGCTGGAGAAGTTCTACACACTGGGCGAGCACTGGCAGGCCGATGATCGCCGCAAGCTGCTGGCCTATGCGCGCGACCTGCTCAACTCGGACTACGCCAGCCACCGGCTGACCTTTCAGATGTTCGCGCAAAGCCCACCTTATGCGCAAATGGCAGCCGTCTATCAGCATTTTGATTGGGATGCCCCACTCGAATTCGTGGGAAGGTCAGCCGGCCTGTCCGATCGTGTGAAGGGGATCGAAGACCCGCCCACAGAAGGCGACAGCGCCGTTTCGCAGTGGTTCAGGGCCAACGCCGCGCAGGACTGA
- a CDS encoding branched-chain amino acid ABC transporter substrate-binding protein, whose product MQAHSTFTAPSSARRRFAASALTLAAATLVSGAAFAQSTVKLGFIGPISGGNAQQGLGAKNGFLLAIDQWNATPGVPFKVQGVVLDDASDPQTGVSAALKLVNDRDMVGAIGHWNSPVALATLPVFNRVQMPFIVWGAIGPKITDQNFPNTTRVTPTLVNENKPLATWAATGLNAKKIAIIADTSDYGRANLSSFGQFFKAEKGSIVAEESYPVGTTDFRSILTKVKSLNPDAVYFGGVITEAGIVRKQMAELGMKQPMLGISGMFDPQLIQIAGPAADGTIVGTPKSQTNPKLDAMQKAYTAKAYAEPESPYTKYAYDATGILLQSLKTAGTKDKAAIAKTIRAISYDGVTGKVTFDTNGQTQVPVELQLHEVKDGKWASR is encoded by the coding sequence ATGCAAGCCCATTCGACCTTCACCGCCCCTTCGTCAGCTCGTCGGCGCTTTGCCGCATCCGCGCTGACCCTTGCCGCTGCCACGCTCGTCAGCGGCGCAGCCTTTGCACAATCCACCGTGAAGCTGGGCTTCATCGGACCGATCAGTGGCGGCAATGCACAGCAGGGCCTGGGGGCAAAGAACGGCTTTCTGCTCGCCATCGACCAATGGAATGCCACACCGGGCGTGCCGTTCAAGGTCCAGGGCGTGGTGCTCGATGACGCATCCGATCCGCAGACCGGCGTGTCCGCAGCACTCAAGCTGGTGAACGACCGCGACATGGTCGGCGCCATCGGCCACTGGAACAGCCCCGTGGCCCTGGCCACACTGCCGGTGTTCAACCGCGTGCAGATGCCCTTCATCGTCTGGGGTGCCATCGGCCCGAAGATCACCGACCAGAACTTCCCCAACACCACCCGCGTGACACCCACGCTGGTCAATGAAAACAAGCCGCTGGCCACCTGGGCCGCGACCGGCTTGAACGCCAAGAAGATCGCCATCATTGCCGACACCAGCGACTACGGACGCGCCAATCTCTCGTCGTTCGGTCAGTTCTTCAAGGCCGAAAAAGGCAGCATCGTGGCCGAGGAAAGCTACCCGGTCGGCACCACCGACTTCCGCTCCATCCTCACCAAGGTGAAGAGCCTGAATCCCGATGCCGTCTACTTCGGCGGCGTGATCACCGAGGCCGGCATCGTGCGCAAGCAGATGGCAGAACTCGGCATGAAGCAGCCGATGCTGGGCATCAGCGGCATGTTCGATCCACAGCTCATCCAGATCGCCGGACCGGCTGCGGACGGCACCATCGTGGGCACGCCCAAGTCGCAGACCAATCCCAAGCTCGACGCCATGCAGAAGGCCTACACGGCCAAGGCCTATGCCGAGCCGGAGAGCCCATACACCAAGTACGCATACGACGCGACCGGCATCCTGCTGCAGTCGCTCAAGACCGCAGGCACCAAGGACAAGGCGGCCATCGCCAAGACCATTCGCGCCATCAGCTATGACGGCGTGACCGGCAAGGTCACCTTCGACACCAATGGCCAGACGCAAGTGCCGGTGGAGCTGCAACTGCATGAGGTGAAGGACGGCAAGTGGGCCAGCCGCTGA
- a CDS encoding branched-chain amino acid ABC transporter permease produces the protein MNDALFQQLINWLTLGCIYSLLALGFSLLFGVLQVIHFSHGDVAMVAPFIALAAVQALAASMGGSATWVILGLACLIAIAAVGGLGIALDRLVISRFRDAPAMMPLVATVALGIVIRELIRHLYPQGSNPHAFPAIAQGAISTPFGALPMISVVSVLVSVVLVGGLLYVLHHTPMGMRIRAVSQDRETARLFSIAPGPVFRNTFFIASAVGAVGGIFLASYAGVVRFDFGVQAGLIGFSAAVVGGLGRLGGAIIGSLLIAAIETIVQGYVPNGTSYRLVFVFALVILVLIFRPAGLFGVQKMEKV, from the coding sequence ATGAATGACGCGCTGTTCCAGCAACTCATCAACTGGCTGACCCTGGGCTGCATCTACAGCCTGCTTGCCCTGGGATTCAGCCTGTTGTTTGGTGTGTTGCAAGTGATTCACTTTTCCCATGGCGACGTCGCCATGGTGGCTCCGTTCATCGCGCTCGCTGCCGTTCAGGCGTTGGCTGCGTCCATGGGCGGATCGGCGACCTGGGTGATCCTCGGGCTGGCATGCCTGATCGCCATCGCGGCTGTGGGAGGGCTGGGCATCGCGCTCGACCGGTTGGTCATCAGCCGGTTCAGGGATGCGCCTGCAATGATGCCGCTGGTGGCCACGGTGGCACTCGGTATCGTCATCCGCGAACTGATCCGCCATCTGTACCCACAGGGCAGCAACCCGCACGCGTTTCCGGCCATTGCGCAAGGCGCGATTTCCACTCCGTTCGGCGCTCTGCCGATGATCAGCGTGGTGTCGGTGCTCGTGTCGGTGGTGCTGGTGGGTGGGTTGCTCTATGTGCTGCACCACACCCCCATGGGCATGCGCATTCGTGCAGTGTCGCAGGACCGCGAAACCGCGCGTCTGTTTTCCATCGCTCCGGGTCCGGTGTTTCGCAACACGTTCTTCATCGCTTCCGCGGTCGGTGCGGTGGGCGGCATTTTCCTTGCGAGCTATGCCGGTGTGGTGCGTTTCGATTTCGGCGTTCAAGCCGGTCTCATCGGATTCTCGGCCGCCGTCGTGGGCGGGCTCGGCCGTCTGGGCGGCGCGATCATCGGAAGCCTGCTGATCGCTGCCATCGAAACCATTGTGCAGGGCTACGTTCCCAACGGAACTTCGTATCGCCTGGTGTTCGTGTTCGCGCTGGTGATTCTGGTGCTGATCTTCCGTCCCGCCGGTCTGTTCGGCGTTCAGAAAATGGAGAAGGTGTGA
- a CDS encoding branched-chain amino acid ABC transporter permease, protein MQTSTTTTTAMPASDRMSSAAIVLGVCVGGAVLLRYFLLAESWVTVLVLLACFAIALVAVQKRPALEDRIVAAFSQCKTLSVSLGIVLALVFPWVLNGDSYAMHLMIIACLYAVLALALNFQLGSANIPNFATGASYGIGAYASALLAIHFGVSFWVCLVVAAIVATIFGFLLGLPSMRTRDSYQALVTIAFGIVVHQLLMNLEWTGGANGLVGIPTPTFFGHSFNDPITLFGHSLPGQANFYYVAVALLGIAIVSAQRLHSSRVGLAWNALRDDEIAARACGINVTWFKVKAFAVDAFLAGFAGTVYAFYVSFISPDNFTFLVSVTIMTMVIAGGMDNTLGVIVGAFLLTMLPEKLRAFSDYRILFYGLVVIAFLIIRPRGIFPQRVRNHEH, encoded by the coding sequence ATGCAGACAAGCACGACAACAACGACAGCGATGCCTGCATCGGATCGCATGAGCTCCGCCGCCATTGTGCTCGGCGTGTGTGTGGGCGGCGCGGTGCTGCTGCGCTACTTTCTGTTGGCCGAAAGCTGGGTCACCGTGCTGGTGCTGCTGGCCTGCTTTGCCATCGCACTCGTCGCCGTGCAAAAGCGCCCGGCGCTGGAAGACCGCATCGTGGCCGCGTTCAGCCAGTGCAAGACGCTGTCGGTCAGCCTGGGCATCGTGCTCGCGCTGGTGTTCCCGTGGGTGCTCAATGGTGACAGCTACGCCATGCACCTGATGATCATCGCCTGCCTCTACGCGGTGTTGGCGCTGGCGCTGAACTTCCAGCTCGGCAGCGCCAACATTCCCAACTTCGCCACCGGCGCGTCCTACGGCATCGGGGCCTATGCCTCGGCATTGCTGGCGATTCACTTCGGCGTGAGCTTCTGGGTCTGTCTCGTGGTGGCCGCCATCGTCGCGACGATCTTCGGCTTTCTGCTGGGCTTGCCATCCATGCGCACTCGCGACAGCTACCAGGCGCTGGTGACCATTGCGTTCGGCATCGTCGTGCACCAGTTGCTGATGAATCTGGAGTGGACGGGCGGAGCCAACGGGCTGGTAGGCATTCCAACGCCTACCTTCTTCGGCCATTCGTTCAATGATCCGATCACGCTGTTCGGCCACAGTCTGCCGGGGCAAGCCAACTTCTACTACGTGGCCGTGGCCTTGCTCGGCATCGCCATCGTGTCGGCTCAGCGCCTGCACAGCTCGCGTGTCGGGCTGGCGTGGAATGCGCTGCGCGACGACGAAATCGCGGCGCGTGCCTGCGGCATCAACGTCACCTGGTTCAAGGTGAAGGCGTTTGCCGTGGACGCGTTTCTCGCAGGTTTTGCGGGCACGGTGTATGCGTTCTACGTGAGCTTCATCTCGCCGGACAACTTCACCTTCCTGGTCTCGGTGACCATCATGACCATGGTGATTGCGGGCGGCATGGACAACACGCTGGGCGTGATCGTCGGTGCCTTCCTGCTGACCATGCTGCCCGAGAAGCTGCGTGCGTTCTCCGACTACCGCATCCTGTTCTACGGCCTCGTCGTGATCGCCTTCCTGATCATCCGTCCACGCGGCATCTTCCCTCAGCGAGTGCGCAACCATGAGCATTGA
- a CDS encoding ABC transporter ATP-binding protein: MSIESTNTPRAAASGPLVLEGRGLTMRFGGLTAVQGVDIHLATGEVLGIIGPNGAGKSTLLNLLTGIYVPTEGDVLLEGQSLKGVPAYEIAGAGIARTFQTSRLFGSLSVLDNVIIGMHSRTKSGVITALLRPGKSKAEMNRCADRACELLKSVSHDLYERRNVLASSLPQADRRRLEIARALATEPKIVLLDEPSSGMDDRDTDALIADIQRLREQNPKLSFIIIEHDMRLIATLPNRVMVLDYGRKIGDDTFEVVRQLPRVQEAYLGRKASSHA, translated from the coding sequence ATGAGCATTGAATCGACGAACACCCCACGCGCTGCAGCCTCGGGACCGCTGGTGCTCGAAGGTCGCGGCCTCACGATGCGCTTCGGCGGCTTGACGGCGGTGCAGGGCGTGGACATCCATCTGGCGACCGGCGAAGTGCTGGGCATCATCGGGCCGAACGGCGCGGGCAAGTCAACGCTGCTGAATCTGCTGACCGGCATCTACGTTCCCACCGAGGGCGATGTGCTGCTCGAAGGCCAATCGCTCAAGGGCGTGCCCGCTTACGAGATTGCAGGCGCAGGGATTGCGCGCACGTTCCAGACCAGCCGCTTGTTCGGAAGCCTGAGCGTGCTCGACAACGTCATCATCGGCATGCACTCGCGCACCAAGAGCGGTGTGATCACCGCACTGCTCAGGCCCGGCAAGTCCAAGGCGGAAATGAACCGCTGCGCCGATCGCGCCTGCGAGCTGCTCAAGAGCGTGTCGCACGACCTGTATGAGCGCCGCAATGTGCTTGCCAGCAGCCTGCCGCAGGCCGACCGTCGTCGCCTGGAGATCGCACGTGCGCTGGCGACCGAACCCAAGATCGTGCTGCTCGACGAACCTTCGAGCGGCATGGACGACCGCGACACCGATGCACTGATCGCCGACATCCAGCGCCTGCGCGAGCAGAACCCCAAGCTCAGCTTCATCATCATCGAACACGACATGCGCCTCATCGCCACTTTGCCCAACCGCGTGATGGTGCTGGATTACGGACGCAAGATCGGCGACGACACCTTTGAAGTGGTGCGTCAACTGCCGCGCGTTCAGGAAGCCTATCTGGGCAGAAAGGCCAGCAGCCATGCTTGA
- a CDS encoding ABC transporter ATP-binding protein, with translation MLEIDSISTRYGVVNMLNKVSLKVPEGSIVCLLGPNGAGKTTTFKAIAGLLPVYHGSIRIMGKELARMRTEELAALGVGFVPEGRRLFPELTVQENLQIGYDALRPKESFSKALERVVALFPRVGERIAQTAGTLSGGEQAMVALGRVLMGNPQLVVMDEPTLGLSPKLIEEYFETVERIHQHGITVLLIEQNAEAALSIAHSGYLLLKGQLVASGTAEELLNNDVVKHLYL, from the coding sequence ATGCTTGAAATCGACTCCATCAGCACGCGCTATGGCGTGGTCAACATGCTCAACAAGGTATCGCTCAAGGTACCTGAGGGCAGCATCGTCTGTCTGCTCGGCCCCAACGGTGCAGGCAAGACGACCACCTTCAAAGCGATCGCAGGACTGCTGCCGGTCTATCACGGATCGATCCGCATCATGGGCAAGGAACTGGCTCGCATGCGCACCGAAGAGCTGGCGGCGCTGGGCGTGGGCTTTGTGCCCGAAGGCCGTCGCCTGTTCCCCGAGCTTACGGTGCAGGAAAACCTGCAGATCGGCTACGACGCGTTGCGACCCAAGGAAAGTTTTTCCAAGGCGCTGGAGCGCGTGGTGGCGCTGTTCCCGCGTGTCGGCGAGCGCATTGCACAGACGGCGGGCACGCTGTCCGGCGGTGAGCAGGCCATGGTGGCTTTGGGCCGCGTGCTCATGGGCAATCCCCAACTGGTGGTGATGGACGAGCCCACGCTGGGTCTGTCGCCCAAGCTCATCGAAGAGTATTTCGAGACCGTGGAGCGGATTCACCAACATGGCATCACGGTGCTGCTGATCGAGCAGAACGCGGAAGCCGCGCTGTCGATTGCGCACTCGGGCTATCTGCTGCTCAAGGGCCAACTGGTGGCTTCCGGAACGGCAGAGGAACTGCTCAACAACGATGTGGTGAAGCACCTTTACCTGTAG
- a CDS encoding NAD(P)/FAD-dependent oxidoreductase: protein MTAEIQTIDTLVVGAGQAGIAASEHLSKLGVPHLVLERKRIAEAWRTGRWDSLVANGPAWHDRFPGMEFKTSPDGFPAKDEVADYFEDYVKHINAPVRTGVTVNKITRNQGKPGFTVETSEGVIQANSVVSATGPFQVPVIPPIAPKDSKIHQIHSAAYYNPEQLPAGAVLVVGAGSSGVQIADELQRAGRKVYLSVGAHDRPPRSYRERDFCWWLGVLGEWDAEIAKPGREHVTIAVSGARGGHTVDFRALGHQGITLVGLTESFADGKVKFKNDLAENIANGDANYLGMLDAADEYIKKNGIDLPEEPEARKRLPDPECVAHPIKELDLAEAGITSIIWATGYKVDFSWLQVDTFDANGKPKHHRGVSYEPGVYFLGLPWLSRRGSSFIWGVWHDAKHVADHIAKQRRYSDYHAAAQKKK, encoded by the coding sequence ATGACAGCTGAAATCCAAACAATCGACACGCTCGTGGTCGGCGCCGGCCAGGCTGGCATCGCCGCCAGTGAACATCTGAGCAAGCTCGGCGTTCCTCATCTGGTGCTGGAGCGCAAGCGCATCGCCGAGGCCTGGCGCACCGGACGCTGGGACTCGCTGGTGGCCAATGGTCCTGCATGGCATGACCGATTTCCGGGCATGGAGTTCAAGACCAGTCCCGATGGTTTTCCAGCCAAGGACGAGGTGGCGGACTACTTCGAAGACTACGTCAAGCACATCAATGCGCCCGTGCGTACCGGTGTCACGGTGAACAAAATCACACGCAATCAAGGCAAGCCGGGCTTCACGGTCGAGACGTCGGAAGGCGTGATTCAGGCCAACAGCGTGGTCTCCGCAACCGGCCCGTTTCAGGTGCCTGTGATTCCACCGATTGCGCCCAAGGATTCGAAGATTCATCAGATTCACTCTGCTGCGTACTACAACCCCGAGCAGTTGCCAGCAGGTGCTGTGCTGGTGGTGGGTGCAGGTTCTTCGGGCGTGCAGATTGCCGACGAGCTGCAGCGCGCGGGCCGCAAGGTCTATCTCTCGGTCGGTGCGCATGATCGTCCTCCTCGCTCCTACCGCGAACGTGACTTCTGCTGGTGGTTGGGCGTGCTGGGTGAATGGGATGCCGAGATCGCCAAGCCCGGTCGCGAGCATGTGACCATTGCCGTGAGCGGCGCACGCGGCGGTCACACCGTGGACTTCCGCGCTCTGGGTCATCAGGGCATCACGCTGGTGGGCCTGACCGAATCGTTTGCCGACGGCAAGGTGAAGTTCAAGAACGACCTCGCCGAAAACATCGCCAACGGCGATGCGAATTACCTTGGCATGCTCGACGCCGCGGATGAATACATCAAGAAAAACGGCATCGATCTGCCGGAAGAACCGGAGGCACGCAAGCGCCTGCCCGACCCCGAGTGCGTCGCCCATCCGATCAAGGAACTCGATCTGGCCGAAGCAGGCATTACCAGCATCATATGGGCCACAGGCTACAAGGTGGACTTCAGTTGGCTGCAGGTCGATACCTTCGATGCCAACGGCAAGCCCAAGCACCATCGTGGCGTGTCCTACGAGCCGGGCGTTTACTTCCTCGGCCTGCCATGGCTCTCGCGCCGTGGATCGTCCTTCATCTGGGGCGTGTGGCACGACGCCAAGCATGTGGCCGATCACATCGCCAAGCAACGCCGTTACAGCGACTACCACGCTGCGGCGCAAAAGAAGAAGTAA
- a CDS encoding RidA family protein: MPTHTRIRMFNTKETYPNQSLDNDLCQAVRAGNTVYVRGQVGTDFAGNLVGLGDPQKQAEQAMKNLKQLLEEAGSDLSHVVKTTTYITDPRYREPVYREVGKWLKGVYPISTGLCVSALAQPQWLMEIDVIAVIPDDWQPVKA, translated from the coding sequence ATGCCGACACACACCCGCATTCGTATGTTCAATACGAAGGAAACCTATCCCAATCAATCACTGGACAACGACCTGTGTCAGGCCGTTCGTGCGGGCAACACCGTCTACGTGCGTGGTCAGGTGGGCACTGACTTTGCTGGCAATCTGGTCGGTCTCGGCGATCCGCAGAAGCAGGCCGAGCAAGCGATGAAGAATCTCAAGCAACTGCTGGAAGAGGCGGGCAGCGATCTTTCGCATGTGGTCAAGACCACTACCTACATCACCGACCCGCGTTATCGCGAACCGGTGTACCGCGAAGTCGGCAAGTGGCTCAAGGGCGTGTATCCGATCTCGACAGGTCTGTGCGTCTCTGCACTGGCCCAGCCGCAATGGCTCATGGAGATCGACGTGATCGCCGTGATTCCGGACGACTGGCAACCCGTGAAGGCTTGA
- a CDS encoding DUF1028 domain-containing protein, with protein sequence MTFSIVGRCEKTGQLGVAISSSSIAVGARCPWVRAGVGVVSTQNITLPALGPRVLDLLEKGASPQDALKQALDDKSWPEYRQVTVVDAQGRTAVFTGKEALGIFTSASGKQCVAGGNLLSSTKVIDAMIPAFENTTGPLAERLIAAMKAAMAAGGEAGPVHSAALKIAGEHIWPMADLRVDWTEADPIAELEKLWIAYKPQMQDYQMRAVNPTAAPSYGVPGDE encoded by the coding sequence ATGACTTTTTCGATTGTGGGTCGCTGCGAAAAAACCGGACAACTGGGCGTTGCCATCAGTTCGTCCAGCATTGCCGTGGGTGCGCGCTGCCCTTGGGTGCGCGCGGGCGTGGGCGTTGTCTCCACGCAGAACATCACCTTGCCGGCGCTGGGTCCGCGTGTGCTGGATCTGCTGGAAAAGGGTGCCTCGCCGCAGGACGCACTCAAGCAGGCGCTGGATGACAAGAGCTGGCCGGAATATCGCCAGGTCACGGTCGTCGATGCGCAAGGCCGCACGGCTGTCTTCACCGGCAAGGAAGCGCTGGGCATCTTCACCAGCGCATCGGGCAAGCAATGCGTTGCCGGTGGCAATCTGCTGTCGAGCACCAAGGTGATCGACGCGATGATTCCTGCGTTCGAGAACACCACGGGCCCGCTCGCCGAACGACTGATCGCCGCCATGAAGGCTGCGATGGCGGCAGGCGGCGAAGCGGGGCCGGTACATTCCGCTGCGCTCAAGATTGCGGGCGAGCACATCTGGCCGATGGCCGATCTGCGTGTGGATTGGACCGAGGCCGACCCGATTGCGGAGCTGGAGAAGCTCTGGATTGCCTACAAGCCGCAGATGCAGGACTATCAGATGCGCGCGGTGAATCCCACCGCTGCGCCAAGCTACGGAGTGCCGGGCGATGAGTAG